ACAGGAACGAACCTGACTAAAGAACTTATTGTTCGATATCAATCATGTTAAGTTATCACAAAATTCAAGTGTAAGTTGGTAGGTTACgatattaaagataaatatacCGTGAAGTTGAACAGCCAAGCTACCCTTCTCAACATGGTCTGTAATGAGaagtttttcttcctttttgtaGTAGTAGGCGACGAGAGGAAGTAAGTTGGGGTGTTTCAACCTTCCAATTCTCCTCATATGTTCTTGGAATTCCTCTCTGTCCACATTGTTCATTTGCTTGAATCTCTTCACAACCATCACAGGTCCATTGGTCAAGGCTGCTTTGTAGGAAGATCCAAAGCATCCACTTCCTAGGATTTCTGCATTGGCTTTAAGCAAGTCTGATAAATCAAACCTCTCTGTATCATCTCTTACAAATGACAACTTAGCACTCTCGGCTGCCCGTTTACCCGCCACGCTTCCATGACTGGAGCCTCGATCGGGTGACCTCGACCCGATTGCTGGACTTGACACACTAGCATTTGGAGATTTGCTGTGGGCTGGATTCTCTTCATTAGAAGACGATTGGTTTCGACGGCTAAGGATGACTATTCCGGCTCCGATGGCAAGTAGAGCCGCTGTCACAGCTATTGAAACCATTATGATGCTCGCAATTGATGGCATTTTTGAAGTGGTGCATGGCTTATCAAGTGGTTTTCCACATAAACAGTGAAGGCCTGCATATGGGAATTGGGAGAATTAGCTTATTATACAAGtccaaaacttcaaattttcttgagCTATCCCCATCAAAAGGAAGCATTCATAGGCagttttatgatatgatatcaaATGGAATCTGAAAGTTATGAGCAAGGAATATATGAAGATTATTGTTGTGACCTGTAAAGGAGGATGGATCGAAGTTGCTGAAAGCTCGTGGGATTGAGCCACGAAGTTGTTCATTGCCGGAGACATTAAAGACCTTCAATGTCTTCTGTGCAAAATTAGGAATTTGGCCAGAAAAGTGGTTCGCTTCAAGCCTGAGCTCCAACAATCGTGGCAACTCAGCCAAGGACCAAGGAATCTGCCCCTCCAGATGGTTCTGAGCCAAATGAACTTTCTTCAAAGACAACATGCCTGAAAATTTATCCCCAGGAATGTCCCCTGAGAAGTGGTTTCCTGACAAATACAGGGATTTCAATGCCCCGAGTCTCTTGACGTCCGGCAGAGACCCATCAAAGTCATTCTTCATGAGACTGATTGACCTTAATTGGGGCACCCCTTCCAGAGACTCAACGTCAATGTGACCCTTGAGCCCCATGTTTTCAAGCTTCAATCCCCAGACATTCCCCTTCTCGCAAAGAATCCCGACCCAGTTCGCCTTGTCGCCGGTGCAAGGGGAGGACCCGGCGGCCCAATTTCCCAACACATCATTGTTCATTTCCAGAGACCCTTTGAACTTGAGAAGCGCTTCTGCGTCTGTAGAAGCAGCCTTCGATGAGAAGACCTCAAAGGATATCAAAATGAGAAGGATGGTGAAGGTGGTGGAGGTGGCCGGCGGTGGAGATGGGCTTGCCATAGTTCTGAACTTTTATGGTAATGCACGCGGCGGCGGCGTGCGCGCCCTTTTAATTAAGACCGCGGTGGTTAGGCAATTAAAGGAGAAGGTGCTTGTGTGGGTGTGATGGggctgaagaagaaggggtGAAGGGAAAGAGGGCACTTGATGGCATTGAAGAAAGAGGGAAACAGAGGATGTACGGACGGAGGGGCAAAAAACAGAGCTAAGAATAGGATTCAGAATTGGAGAGACAGAAAGAAAGGCTACGAGAACATTTTGTGCGACACATCAAAATGGGTGGCTTCAAAGTTGACCAAGTCTTTTCTTTCCCacatttttcttccatttcctttttttttttttcctttttacaaCTACGCATTTcttcacccaaaaaaaaaatagcccATTCCtttttgttatgttttatttaCAGCATACAACTCATTCTTctcgttttcctttttctttttcttttttcggcTAAATTACAATCTTAACGTTACAATCTACcacgagcagatattgttcgctttggcccgttacatatctcatcaatctcacgatttttaagAGATTTTTCTAACAAAATGGTATCGAAACACCACTCactgtgccaacgaggacattgggctCCAAAATAGGTACATTGTGAGATCAGGGagaaacctcttcttaatagacgcgtttaaaaatcttgaggttAAGGCAATAAGCAACGGGCTTATAAgcaacgggccaaagcggacaatatctgctagcggtagactattacatttaatatattagttgTTATTTCCGTTTTAAAACTTATGTGTTGTAACGTTATGACAAGAACTATAAGAATTGGAGGAGATTAagattaatagaaaaaaagagtATTACAAATGCTTCTAAAACAAGACTAAGAGGGGcctagtaaataaatatatcctCATCACATCCTTCAAATGAAAGGTAGGTATAGGtaacaagaagatgaaataTATCCTCCTTCAAGTTCTCTAAGATGATGTTTTTTTCTAGTACTTGTTTGGTTTAGTTGTCAAACCAAATCCAAAAGGAAAGAGTGGATCATAATGTGAATCACCCACGTTCA
This sequence is a window from Cucurbita pepo subsp. pepo cultivar mu-cu-16 chromosome LG04, ASM280686v2, whole genome shotgun sequence. Protein-coding genes within it:
- the LOC111793395 gene encoding pollen receptor-like kinase 1; its protein translation is MASPSPPPATSTTFTILLILISFEVFSSKAASTDAEALLKFKGSLEMNNDVLGNWAAGSSPCTGDKANWVGILCEKGNVWGLKLENMGLKGHIDVESLEGVPQLRSISLMKNDFDGSLPDVKRLGALKSLYLSGNHFSGDIPGDKFSGMLSLKKVHLAQNHLEGQIPWSLAELPRLLELRLEANHFSGQIPNFAQKTLKVFNVSGNEQLRGSIPRAFSNFDPSSFTGLHCLCGKPLDKPCTTSKMPSIASIIMVSIAVTAALLAIGAGIVILSRRNQSSSNEENPAHSKSPNASVSSPAIGSRSPDRGSSHGSVAGKRAAESAKLSFVRDDTERFDLSDLLKANAEILGSGCFGSSYKAALTNGPVMVVKRFKQMNNVDREEFQEHMRRIGRLKHPNLLPLVAYYYKKEEKLLITDHVEKGSLAVQLHGHQAVGQPAIDWPSRLKIIKGVAKGLRYLYAELPSLITPHGHLKSSNVLLQANFEPLLSDYGLIPVVNQEHAQELMVVYKSPEYTQLGRITKKTDVWSFGMLIFEILTGKFPASFLRQSKSGGEEEDLASWVKSIPEKEWIGQVLDKDMGPTKNSDGEITKLLKIAIACCESDFEKRMDLREVVEKIEELKEKDGDEDFYSSYASEADIRSSRGLSDELNFAI